CGTCTGCTACCTGCTGTGGTCGCCGCGGCGGCCGCACCTCGCGGCGCTCGGGCTCGACGGCACCCGCCGCATCCGCGACGTGGCATGGGGCGTGGGGCTCGTGCTCGCGATCGGCATCCCGGGGCTCGCGTTCTACGCTGTCGGCCGCGCGCTCGGGATATTCGTCGCCGTCAACCCGGCCGGGCTCGGCGACCACTGGTGGACCGTTCCCGTGCTGCTGCTCGCGGCGGCGCGTGCCGCCGTCCAGGAGGAGTTCGTCGTGCTCGGCTACCTCTTCGAGCGGCTGCGGCGGCTCGGCTGGGGCCCGTGGGCGATCATCGTCGCGACCGCCGTTTTCCGTGCGACGTACCACCTGTACCAAGGGCCCGGTGCGTTCATCGGCAACCTCGTCATGGGGATCGCGTTCGGCTGGCTCTACCAGCGCAC
The Protaetiibacter sp. SSC-01 genome window above contains:
- a CDS encoding CPBP family intramembrane glutamic endopeptidase, producing MSAADPAMHPDAQPPLTRARIRWEIAIVLALGLGQSAVYAIVALAYRLTSEVSLGNQTATLNPSRSDREIFDLVYQLLSIAFALAPVLLVCYLLWSPRRPHLAALGLDGTRRIRDVAWGVGLVLAIGIPGLAFYAVGRALGIFVAVNPAGLGDHWWTVPVLLLAAARAAVQEEFVVLGYLFERLRRLGWGPWAIIVATAVFRATYHLYQGPGAFIGNLVMGIAFGWLYQRTGRLLPFLAAHFAIDAAVFIGYPLVASWWPGLFGLPG